One segment of Anatilimnocola aggregata DNA contains the following:
- a CDS encoding radical SAM protein, with product MPAHRDYTFLGTTQSLCPECLGLVPTKIITRGKRVYFRKTCPTHGLREDFVCSDVAYYDRHEFSVPAKLPEVVGVEPDKGCPFDCGLCTEHEQHTCVGLVEITGNCNLTCPMCYASSAPGGKHLSFAQVTAAIDRLVQVEGRAEVLQLSGGEPTVHPEFERIVEYALAQPIDYVQINTNGIRLASDPELVKRLAEHRDRLEIFLQFDGLNDSVYEQLRGEPLLALKLRAVEILGEHDLHITLAATLQAGVNDDQWGPIVEFALAHPWITGLNLQPATYSGRYYLPAEIERRITFPQVIEELSEQTGGLLQPNDFMPLPCAHPNCHSLAMIFRSESAGNIPVNRFFDVKQNYDLLANGISFTRAKSRELAMQYLSRQSCCAGGCAPATEERTSGLPMFGSSPEPQLDADMLKNLSPAALEFFGRVLNEQMGARDLFRITITSFLDAYNFDVRRVMKCCTHHVLPSGHVIPFCAYNVLYRPGHVALPPLTIQQLVRTP from the coding sequence ATGCCTGCTCATCGCGATTACACCTTTCTCGGCACCACGCAAAGCCTTTGTCCCGAATGCCTGGGACTGGTGCCAACGAAGATCATCACCCGCGGAAAGCGCGTCTACTTTCGCAAAACCTGTCCCACGCATGGACTGCGCGAGGACTTCGTTTGCAGCGATGTCGCCTATTACGATCGGCACGAATTCAGTGTGCCGGCAAAGTTGCCCGAGGTGGTCGGCGTCGAACCCGATAAGGGCTGTCCCTTCGATTGCGGACTGTGCACCGAACACGAACAGCACACGTGTGTCGGCCTCGTCGAAATCACCGGCAATTGCAATCTCACTTGCCCGATGTGCTACGCCAGTAGTGCTCCGGGAGGCAAGCACCTCTCGTTTGCGCAAGTGACTGCAGCCATCGACCGCTTAGTGCAAGTCGAAGGTCGCGCCGAGGTCTTGCAACTCTCGGGTGGTGAACCCACCGTTCATCCCGAGTTCGAGCGCATTGTCGAATACGCACTCGCTCAACCAATCGATTATGTGCAGATCAACACCAACGGCATTCGTCTGGCCAGCGATCCGGAACTCGTCAAGCGTTTGGCGGAGCATCGCGACCGGCTGGAGATCTTTTTGCAGTTCGACGGCTTGAACGACAGCGTGTACGAACAATTGCGCGGCGAACCGCTCCTCGCCCTGAAATTGCGCGCGGTAGAGATCCTCGGCGAGCACGATCTGCACATCACGCTGGCCGCCACGTTGCAAGCGGGTGTGAACGACGACCAGTGGGGACCGATTGTCGAGTTCGCATTAGCCCATCCGTGGATCACGGGCTTGAACCTGCAGCCCGCAACTTATTCCGGCCGCTATTACCTGCCTGCCGAGATTGAGCGACGGATCACGTTCCCCCAAGTTATTGAAGAACTCAGCGAACAAACCGGCGGACTATTGCAGCCCAACGATTTCATGCCCCTGCCGTGCGCGCATCCCAATTGTCATAGCCTGGCGATGATTTTCCGCTCGGAATCGGCCGGCAATATTCCCGTGAATCGCTTTTTCGACGTGAAGCAGAATTACGACCTGCTGGCCAACGGAATTAGCTTTACGCGGGCCAAGTCGCGCGAACTGGCAATGCAGTATTTGTCGCGCCAATCGTGCTGCGCGGGAGGTTGTGCTCCGGCGACAGAAGAAAGGACTAGTGGCCTGCCGATGTTCGGCAGTTCACCCGAGCCTCAACTTGATGCCGACATGCTGAAAAACCTGTCGCCAGCCGCGCTGGAGTTTTTTGGTCGCGTGCTGAATGAACAAATGGGAGCCCGCGATTTGTTTCGCATCACGATCACTTCGTTTCTGGATGCCTACAATTTTGATGTCCGCCGCGTGATGAAGTGCTGCACGCATCATGTGCTGCCGAGCGGCCACGTGATTCCGTTCTGTGCCTACAACGTCCTCTATCGTCCCGGGCACGTGGCGCTGCCGCCTCTCACGATTCAGCAACTGGTGCGTACCCCCTGA
- a CDS encoding prolipoprotein diacylglyceryl transferase: MPPNLAYSAMMLLSLLVGAILLRRWQSGLSLLWWQKLGIGFGAFCGAFLGAKLPFALYDWANTNVANPWLGDGKTIMFGVVGGYLGVEVAKWSLEIRQRTGDSYAVPVAVAVALGRLACFIGGCCFGTPTTLPWGVVFTAQGPLPRHPTQLYEFAFHITAAALLWYFHSRGWFRYQLIKLYILSYLVFRFVTEFIRPEPEFYGLSAYQWIALALFPIFIGLWVQTDWQVRKENVLSNVTEKPPHGA, encoded by the coding sequence ATGCCACCGAACCTGGCCTATTCAGCGATGATGTTGCTGTCACTCTTGGTTGGGGCAATCCTGCTGCGCCGTTGGCAGTCGGGCCTGTCACTCCTGTGGTGGCAAAAACTGGGCATTGGCTTCGGTGCCTTCTGCGGCGCATTCCTCGGAGCCAAGCTGCCGTTCGCCCTGTACGATTGGGCGAATACGAACGTCGCGAATCCCTGGCTTGGCGACGGCAAGACCATCATGTTCGGCGTCGTTGGCGGCTACCTGGGCGTGGAAGTCGCCAAGTGGTCGCTCGAAATCCGCCAGCGCACCGGCGACTCGTACGCGGTGCCGGTGGCCGTGGCCGTCGCCCTTGGTCGCCTGGCTTGTTTCATTGGGGGTTGCTGTTTTGGCACGCCAACGACCTTGCCCTGGGGCGTGGTCTTCACTGCGCAAGGCCCCCTGCCGCGCCATCCCACGCAGCTCTACGAGTTCGCGTTTCACATCACGGCTGCGGCGCTCCTCTGGTATTTTCATTCGCGAGGTTGGTTTCGCTATCAACTCATCAAGCTCTATATCCTCAGCTATCTCGTCTTCCGTTTTGTCACCGAGTTCATTCGCCCCGAACCCGAGTTCTACGGCCTCTCGGCTTATCAATGGATCGCGCTGGCCCTCTTTCCGATCTTCATCGGCCTGTGGGTGCAGACGGATTGGCAAGTGCGCAAAGAGAATGTGCTATCGAATGTGACCGAAAAGCCGCCGCATGGAGCGTGA
- a CDS encoding DUF1549 and DUF1553 domain-containing protein, translating to MNNCCRQLPIAAIVMLKIAAALVGMASPAQATEGQVNVAPSFNRDVMAVLSRSGCNMGACHGNLNGKGGLKLSLRGEDPALDHRTLVRELEQRRVNLHDPAVSLLLQKPAGQVVHQGGLRFSSHSHEYQVIHDWIAAGAPGPKSKEAKLVKLEVEPSETVVVAPQEKLQLEVTAVFADGKRRDVRNLAVYELTDNLAEVNSDGLVQRLSLGETTILVRYLNLQTPVRIAFLPSSPAITWQAPLPENRIDEHVFARLKTLQLAPSQPCDDATYLRRAYLDLLGILPTPAEGQVFLADQSPDKREQLIDRLLTRPEFAEQWALKWSDLLRNEEKVLDIKGVDLFYEWLRKSFAHGLPLSDLVQELVTADGGTYENPPANYYRAMRDPFVRGETTARLFLGVRLQCARCHNHPYDTWTQDDYYNWAGVFARIDYEIPDNKRKDKFDKNEFIGQQIVKIKSEGEVKNARTGKDARPQLLGAKKPVDTKSERLDALGEWLTSADNKRFAENQANLVWYHLLGRGLVEPIDDFRATNPAVHPQLLDQLASDLIAADYDLRSLIRQIMSSQIYQLASSPNLSNGQDVRNFSRTVPQRLSAEKLLDAWCQVLDMPIEYAGYPLGTRAGQIRGVERVRSREKPPTTADRFLKTFGKPDRLLACECERSGETTLKQAFVLLGDAGLDALLSQDENRLAKLAASDRSNEQVVAELYFVALLRQPTSAELEAAMELLTQHEKRLNGLQDLAWALLNSKEFVFRH from the coding sequence ATGAATAACTGCTGCCGTCAGCTGCCAATCGCTGCGATTGTGATGCTGAAAATTGCGGCGGCTTTGGTGGGCATGGCGTCACCCGCTCAGGCAACGGAAGGCCAGGTGAACGTAGCCCCGTCGTTCAATCGCGACGTGATGGCGGTCCTCTCGCGGTCGGGTTGCAACATGGGAGCTTGCCACGGCAATCTAAACGGCAAGGGTGGCCTCAAGCTATCGTTGCGAGGCGAAGATCCCGCGCTCGATCACCGCACGCTGGTGCGCGAACTCGAACAGCGCCGCGTCAACCTGCACGATCCGGCCGTAAGCCTGCTGTTGCAAAAGCCAGCCGGGCAAGTGGTGCATCAGGGGGGCCTGCGTTTCAGCTCGCACTCGCACGAATACCAGGTGATTCACGATTGGATTGCCGCCGGTGCGCCCGGACCAAAGTCCAAAGAGGCGAAGCTGGTAAAGTTGGAAGTCGAGCCCAGCGAAACGGTCGTAGTTGCGCCGCAAGAGAAGCTACAGCTTGAAGTCACCGCTGTCTTTGCCGATGGCAAACGCCGCGATGTCCGAAATCTGGCCGTGTATGAACTGACCGACAACCTGGCAGAAGTAAATAGCGACGGACTCGTGCAACGGTTATCGCTCGGCGAGACGACAATCCTCGTTCGCTATCTGAATCTGCAAACCCCGGTTCGCATTGCGTTTCTTCCTTCGTCTCCCGCCATCACCTGGCAAGCTCCGTTGCCAGAAAACCGCATCGACGAGCATGTCTTCGCCCGACTCAAGACGCTGCAACTTGCACCGTCGCAACCCTGCGATGACGCAACGTATTTGCGCCGTGCATATCTCGATTTGCTCGGCATTTTGCCAACCCCAGCAGAGGGTCAGGTATTTCTCGCCGATCAGTCCCCCGACAAGCGCGAGCAGTTGATTGACCGGTTGCTAACGCGGCCCGAATTTGCCGAGCAATGGGCGCTCAAGTGGTCCGACTTGTTGCGCAACGAAGAAAAAGTGCTCGATATCAAGGGAGTCGATCTGTTTTACGAGTGGCTCCGCAAGTCGTTTGCGCACGGCCTGCCCCTGAGTGACTTGGTGCAGGAACTGGTGACCGCCGACGGTGGCACGTACGAGAATCCGCCCGCTAACTATTACCGGGCGATGCGAGATCCGTTTGTCCGCGGCGAGACCACCGCGAGGTTGTTTCTCGGCGTGCGACTGCAATGTGCCCGCTGCCACAATCATCCGTACGACACCTGGACTCAGGACGACTACTACAACTGGGCCGGCGTCTTCGCGCGGATCGACTATGAAATTCCCGATAACAAGCGCAAGGACAAATTCGACAAGAACGAATTCATTGGCCAGCAGATCGTCAAAATTAAGAGTGAAGGGGAAGTGAAAAATGCTCGCACCGGCAAAGACGCACGGCCGCAACTACTAGGCGCAAAGAAACCTGTCGACACGAAGAGCGAACGGCTCGATGCCTTGGGCGAATGGCTGACATCGGCAGACAACAAGCGATTTGCTGAGAATCAGGCCAATCTGGTGTGGTATCACTTGCTCGGTCGCGGTCTGGTGGAACCGATCGACGATTTCCGGGCCACTAACCCCGCCGTTCACCCTCAACTGCTCGATCAGTTGGCGAGCGACCTGATCGCGGCCGACTACGATCTTCGCTCCTTGATTCGGCAGATCATGAGCAGCCAGATTTATCAGCTGGCCAGTTCGCCCAATTTGAGCAACGGGCAGGACGTACGAAACTTCTCGCGCACGGTACCGCAGCGACTATCGGCCGAAAAGCTGCTCGATGCCTGGTGCCAGGTGCTAGACATGCCCATTGAGTACGCGGGCTATCCCCTGGGAACTCGCGCGGGTCAAATTCGCGGTGTTGAGCGAGTGCGTTCGCGCGAGAAGCCGCCAACCACGGCCGACCGTTTTCTCAAGACCTTCGGCAAGCCAGACCGGCTGCTCGCTTGCGAATGCGAACGCTCGGGCGAAACCACGCTCAAGCAGGCGTTCGTACTGCTGGGCGATGCGGGACTCGATGCGCTACTCTCCCAAGACGAAAACCGCCTGGCCAAGCTCGCGGCTTCCGATCGTAGCAACGAGCAAGTCGTGGCCGAGTTGTACTTCGTCGCACTCCTGCGGCAGCCTACGTCGGCCGAACTCGAAGCCGCCATGGAACTTCTTACTCAGCACGAGAAACGCCTCAACGGACTGCAAGATCTTGCCTGGGCTTTGCTGAATAGCAAAGAGTTCGTCTTCCGGCACTAA
- a CDS encoding Flp family type IVb pilin, whose amino-acid sequence MKLKATLRRGATAVQVAVVLGAVTLVVIGSISQLGSASKSQMTQVASNVGNPSSLVGSFGSASGSSSGSSGSGDSSGSSGSSSSGGSSSGESTDSGSSGGSSGGSSVCP is encoded by the coding sequence ATGAAACTGAAAGCAACGCTTCGACGGGGAGCAACTGCAGTGCAAGTTGCCGTGGTACTCGGCGCGGTCACCCTGGTAGTGATCGGCAGCATTAGCCAACTCGGTTCGGCCAGCAAATCGCAGATGACGCAAGTCGCGTCGAACGTCGGCAATCCGAGCAGTCTGGTGGGCAGCTTCGGCAGTGCCAGCGGCTCATCGTCGGGCAGCAGCGGTTCGGGCGACTCGAGCGGTTCGTCCGGCAGCTCATCGTCGGGGGGCAGTTCGTCCGGCGAATCCACCGATTCCGGCAGTTCGGGTGGCAGTTCCGGCGGTAGTTCGGTTTGTCCGTAG
- a CDS encoding HPr family phosphocarrier protein — translation MSETSAQRTVVVANTQGFHARPAHLFVKLAMSYKCKVQIRKGNQVIDGKSILDLLTLGAGNGTQLQLQATGADAEEAVEALAQLVEGGFGELNENGHEPAAN, via the coding sequence ATGTCTGAAACGTCTGCCCAGCGAACGGTGGTTGTCGCAAATACGCAGGGCTTTCACGCCCGGCCAGCGCATCTGTTCGTTAAGTTGGCAATGTCCTACAAGTGCAAAGTGCAGATTCGCAAGGGGAACCAGGTCATCGACGGCAAGAGCATTCTCGATCTGCTCACCCTCGGTGCCGGCAACGGCACACAGTTGCAATTGCAGGCCACTGGAGCCGATGCCGAAGAAGCTGTCGAAGCCTTGGCGCAACTGGTCGAAGGTGGCTTTGGCGAGTTAAACGAAAATGGCCATGAGCCAGCCGCCAACTAG